The genomic segment TGACTCTATTGGCCCGCTACAGCATTTCCAAATGGCACGCATGAGAGCATTAGAGCTGGGTCGTCCAATGCTGCGCGGCACCAACAATGGCGTGACGGCGGCAATTAATGCTAACGGTGATGTAATAGACCGAATTCCACAGTTTAAACGTCAGGTACTGGAAGTAAAAGTAGCGCCAACGACAGGTATGACGCCTTATGCCCGTTGGGGTTCGTTACCGGTATGGCTAATCACTTTATTGTTGGCCGGTAGTTCCTGGCTGCTGTCTCGCCGTTCAAAATAGAATGCCTCGGTGGGCTACAGGTTTATCATTTCTGTAGCCCGCTATTCTGCAACATCACTCAATAATCATTTAGCCCGTACGGTAAATACCTCACTATCCTCATTCTTATTGTCAGGAAATGAGATACCAAACTAATTGAAAAAACCTCTCTGTGCTCAAGCTGATATATGATATCTCAGTACATCATATATCAGCTCAGATATTGACCAGTTTTACTTTGATATATGTCCTGTTCCCCCCTTCTTTTCTAATGATTCTTACCCGTTGCGGCTTTATTAAACAAAAATTTAACATATCTCAGACTTGGCACGCACCTTGCTACATATCTATTGAAGCCGGATAAAAGGTGAAAATAATCCTGAAATTTCTGGTTGTTAAGGACGGAGTGCACCAATAGGGTGCAAATTTGCACTAAAAGCAAGCATATCTGTGAATTCGCTCACTAATGGTGCAAATTACTGGTAAACAAGGTGTTAATTGTTTTACACAAACACAGCATTAAACTACATTTTAATTACATCATTGGCGGTCTTCAGACTGACTGATGGGCAACAAAAAACGGTTACAACATCATACTGATAACAACGAAGGAGTAAGTCATGCAATTACGCAAGTTAGCACTACCGCTAGTTTTAATGGGTCTGACAAGTACGGCGCTCCACGCAGAGGATTTGGACGGTACACTGAAGAAGATTAAAGACACGGGCGTCATCACCGTTGGCCACCGGGAATCTTCTGTTCCTTTCTCTTACTATGATAATCAGCAGAATGTTGTCGGTTATTCACAAGACTACTCTAATCTGATTGTTGACGCGGTTAAAAAGAAACTGGACTTACCAAACCTTCAGGTCAAATTAATTCCTATTACCTCGCAAAACCGTATTCCATTGTTACAGAACGGCACTTTTGATTTTGAATGCGGTTCAACCACCAACAACGCAGAACGTCAAAAGCAAGTTGATTTCTCTAACACCCTGTTTGTGGTTGGTACTCGTCTTCTGACCAAAAAAGATTCTGGCATTAAAGAGTTTGCCGATCTGAAAGATAAAAACGTCGCGGTCACGTCAGGCACTACCTCAGAAACTATTCTGAACAAGCTGAACGACTCCGACAAATTGAACATGAAAATCATCAGTGCGAAAGACCACGGTGATGCATTCCGTACCGTGGAAAGTGGCCGTGCTGTCGCCTTTATGATGGACGATGCACTGCTGGCGGGCGAAAGAGCAAAATCGAAAAAACCCGATCAGTGGGAAATTGTTGCCAAACCACAATCATTTGAAGCCTACGGCTGTATGTTACGTAAAGGCGACGCGCAGTTTAAAAAGCTGATGGATGAAACCATTGCTCAAGCGCAAACCTCTGGCGCAGCAGAAAAATCTTATGACAAATGGTTCAAACAGCCTATTCCACCGAAGAATCTGAACATGAACTTCGAACTGTCAGAAGATATGAAAAAACTGTTTAAAGCACCGAACGATAAAGCCCTGAACTAACAGAGTTACATCGCAGTTATCGGCTCTAGGTTGGCTCCCTTTACGCTCAATTTGGCGTAAAGGGATGCCGATAAAAAGAAATAATAAGGGCTAAGTTATGTTTGGAAACTGGAATTGGGGAATATTCTTAGAACAAGCCCCGTTTGGAAATACTACCTATCTGGATTGGCTATGGGCCGGTTTTCAGGTCACGGTAGCACTATCCATATGCTCATGGATTCTGGCGTTTATTCTGGGATCGCTGTTTGGTATTTTACGTACTGTTCCTAACCGTGTACTTTCCGGAATAGGAACCCTGTATGTTGCGCTATTTCGCAACGTGCCATTAATTGTACAATTTTTTATCTGGTATCTGTTGGTGCCTGAATTATTACCGGCATCTATTGGTGATTGGTTTAAAGGGGACTTGGATCCCAATATCCAATTCTTTGTGGTCTCTGTCTGCTGTCTGGGTTTCTTTACCGGTGCTCGCGTGTGTGAACAGGTCAGAACCGCGATTCAGTCACTTCCTCGTGGACAAAGAGGTGCTGCGCTGGCATTAGGGCTAACCCTGCCTCAGGCGTATCGTCATGTGCTGTTACCTAACGCTTACCGCATTATTATTCCACCGTTGACCTCTGAAATGCTTAACATGGTGAAAAACTCCGCCGTGGCATCAACCATTGGTCTGATTGAACTTTCCGCACAGGCCAATAAGCTGCTGGAGTATTCCGGCTACGCCTATGAATCCTTCCTTGCCGTCACCATCGCTTACGTGTTGATTAACATCGTCGTTATGCGACTGATGAAATTGGTTGAGAAGAAAACCCGTCTGCCTGGCACCTTTGGAGGATAATGATGCTTGAATTTGACTGGAGTACCATTATTCCAAGCATGCCTTATCTTTTAGAGGGCATGTGGGTAACGCTGAAAATTGCTATCAGCGCGATTGTTTTTGGTATCGCATGGGGAACTGCATTAGCAATTTTCCGTCTGGCACCACCACCTTTCCGCTGGATCAGCTGGATTGCTGCGGCCTACGTTAATA from the Limnobaculum zhutongyuii genome contains:
- a CDS encoding glutamate/aspartate ABC transporter substrate-binding protein codes for the protein MQLRKLALPLVLMGLTSTALHAEDLDGTLKKIKDTGVITVGHRESSVPFSYYDNQQNVVGYSQDYSNLIVDAVKKKLDLPNLQVKLIPITSQNRIPLLQNGTFDFECGSTTNNAERQKQVDFSNTLFVVGTRLLTKKDSGIKEFADLKDKNVAVTSGTTSETILNKLNDSDKLNMKIISAKDHGDAFRTVESGRAVAFMMDDALLAGERAKSKKPDQWEIVAKPQSFEAYGCMLRKGDAQFKKLMDETIAQAQTSGAAEKSYDKWFKQPIPPKNLNMNFELSEDMKKLFKAPNDKALN
- a CDS encoding amino acid ABC transporter permease, encoding MFGNWNWGIFLEQAPFGNTTYLDWLWAGFQVTVALSICSWILAFILGSLFGILRTVPNRVLSGIGTLYVALFRNVPLIVQFFIWYLLVPELLPASIGDWFKGDLDPNIQFFVVSVCCLGFFTGARVCEQVRTAIQSLPRGQRGAALALGLTLPQAYRHVLLPNAYRIIIPPLTSEMLNMVKNSAVASTIGLIELSAQANKLLEYSGYAYESFLAVTIAYVLINIVVMRLMKLVEKKTRLPGTFGG